A single Schistocerca gregaria isolate iqSchGreg1 unplaced genomic scaffold, iqSchGreg1.2 ptg000867l, whole genome shotgun sequence DNA region contains:
- the LOC126323774 gene encoding uncharacterized protein LOC126323774: MSETIPAGVSAADTAFLNLFWQLALDDPIVRARATAVLVQTLLNVQTSQGDQLRAKFKKNSPELDYTLKRLTKGLASEDKTACLGFATALVEILTYIETDLSDLIQTTFETVMSKKNEISLSQRQLVILLTTTAMIRSKRLQTISERKLNSLLDKLSSQLVTYLNLKHSPYSEFTVRVIRDLAEIVPKSIWTNFASTFLPFLSVDSIQAISLTAIFHTISECHSSHEASPALLSDENLPKISDALAQCVSSFPRVHSVWNYLLDYCMSSNRTTRLNILIDHILKTYFSKKKINSFVSLGFSITSMILAKIPLDTYQIILKPFILCRLQQCLDMNRGAPPSAHSLFKQLCSAAQHLENSNSAVFLKILQGPDVRFSNKVIRQPSQDDLVDRLTLNLTKDQLEDYVLHLIKQFYSTNAQGHEYQSAEFVQYSIVCELKHIYETTPHASINHVILKFVYLHAFYRATSPTSPDRFTTDPADSVVLCSVPTVDLTDNLRARFHAIFQKLIEQFPRASPDPQSKSRPSRLVNPTQAREVTLQWLKPLLDWDDGTLSHTPHELFPLDPQIDLSLLSDAKAQSDHLRRQLELNVDSSQAVKFFYPVSIHAAILLLQYPSTILPACDDLKTVVNHLMSQEDQQSTIPLSRLTVALLANPNQACLFLVEQLWNHLNQQVAPEAFDILLKTMLTVATDDDDDSDSDSSICSDSDRLDDGSDADDSNANSDSEPVESHDAEEDAAECGNELEPPVPKSKTNRPSESESDASDDSDSNHSSFDSLSTDASHSSPSHARDDSDDDSASDDEEDSEDIVLNDEQMFALDRGLSSAFRAFRAKKELERDRKNNAERIIDHQLRLSAVIESFFISNPLHPFFWSFLDNVADWLHQHQEKQLKRLADRIHALLTRLTTSKTRPSTIADDHFSTALTLLDKYYRLFRKPSTPRKAIINVVLFLQRALLSQQSNQVARQAICTNFRDMLLFYAKSNPKVTSNCNLYLQVFSEVMQRSPSISWDLVKGLDKIVADSQNAYKRTHIVLTLYPVLLTEHQIKQHSTEAVTVLREFQNAVLTCFRDSKVALPWRSRLVTTVQSVFTVSSRVFEQADLFEIWDVDTIKEELAPRQKDQKYNKTYRCLVGCFESSKKDKPVKPNTQSLKKQKRKNKASPELNAKRPKPNQHIE, translated from the exons ATGTCGGAAACAATACCCGCCGGCGTCTCGGCGGCCGATACCGCCTTTCTAAACCTCTTTTGGCAGCTAGCTCTAGATGACCCGATCGTTCGCGCTAGGGCCACCGCTGTATTGGTACAAACTCTGTTGAATGTTCAGACGTCACAGGGCGATCAACTCCGAGCTAAATTCAAGAAAAACTCTCCGGAACTCGACTACACGCTGAAACGCCTGACCAAAGGACTCGCGTCTGAAGACAAAACCGCCTGCCTCGGATTCGCGACGGCGCTCGTAGAA ATCTTGACGTACATAGAGACCGATTTATCAGACCTTATTCAAACCACCTTTGAAACGGTCATGAGCAAAAAAAATGAAATCTCCCTGTCACAGAGACAGCTTGTCATTCTCTTGACAACGACGGCCATGATCCGATCTAAAAGACTCCAGACAATCTCTGAACGAAAACTTAACTCTTTACTTGATAAATTGTCGAGCCAACTTGTCACCTATTTGAACCTAAAACACTCGCCATACTCTGAGTTCACTGTTCGTGTCATCAGAGATCTAGCGGAAATCGTACCGAAATCAATCTGGACAAATTTCGCCTCCACTTTCCTCCCATTTCTCTCCGTCGACTCCATTCAAGCCATTTCGTTGACGGCCATCTTTCATACAATTTCGGAATGCCACTCAAGCCACGAAGCCTCACCAGCACTCCTCAGCGACGAAAATCTGCCAAAAATCTCTGATGCACTCGCGCAGTGCGTCTCCTCGTTTCCACGAGTCCATAGCGTCTGGAACTACTTGCTCGACTATTGCATGAGCTCAAACCGCACTACCAGGCTCAACATACTCATCGACCACatcttaaaaacatatttttcgaaaaaaaaaatcaattctttTGTCTCGTTGGGATTTTCCATCACATCGATGATCCTCGCCAAAATACCTCTGGATACATACCAAATAATCCTGAAACCGTTCATACTCTGTAGGTTGCAACAATGCCTCGACATGAATCGCGGCGCGCCGCCCAGCGCGCACTCTCTTTTCAAACAGCTCTGTTCCGCCGCTCAACACCTCGAAAACTCCAACTCCGCCGTCTTTCTGAAGATCCTTCAAGGCCCCGACGTGCGGTTCTCGAACAAAGTAATACGCCAGCCCTCTCAAGACGACCTCGTCGACCGCCTCACCCTCAATCTCACCAAAGACCAGCTAGAAGATTACGTTCTCCATTTGATCAAGCAATTCTATTCAACCAACGCTCAAGGCCACGAGTACCAAAGTGCAGAATTCGTTCAATACTCTATTGTATGCGAGCTCAAGCATATCTACGAAACCACCCCTCACGCCTCTATCAACCACGTCATTCTAAAATTCGTGTATTTACACGCCTTCTACCGTGCTACCTCTCCAACTTCACCGGACCGCTTCACAACAGACCCTGCGGACAGCGTCGTGTTATGTTCCGTACCAACCGTTGACCTCACGGACAACCTCCGCGCAAGGTTCCACGCCATCTTCCAAAAACTAATCGAACAGTTCCCTCGTGCTTCCCCCGACCCCCAATCCAAATCGCGCCCCTCACGACTCGTAAACCCCACCCAAGCAAGAGAAGTCACGCTGCAGTGGCTCAAGCCATTGCTCGACTGGGACGACGGGACCTTGTCTCACACTCCGCACGAACTTTTTCCACTCGACCCTCAAATCGACCTGTCGCTCCTTTCCGACGCAAAAGCTCAATCGGATCATCTGAGACGCCAGTTGGAACTGAACGTTGACTCCTCTCAAGCCGTGAAGTTCTTCTACCCAGTTTCAATACACGCGGCCATCCTTCTTCTCCAATATCCTTCTACGATACTGCCCGCGTGCGATGACCTGAAAACCGTCGTAAACCACCTAATGTCTCAGGAAGACCAGCAATCGACAATACCCCTTTCGCGCCTCACCGTCGCCCTCTTAGCGAACCCAAACCAAGCGTGCCTTTTCTTAGTCGAGCAGCTCTGGAACCACCTAAATCAACAAGTCGCCCCCGAGGCGTTCGACATCCTTCTGAAAACCATGCTCACCGTAGCGACAGATGACGACGACGATTCGGACTCCGATTCGAGCATCTGTTCGGACTCCGATCGCCTAGACGACGGTTCAGACGCAGACGACTCAAACGCTAACTCGGACTCTGAACCCGTCGAAAGTCACGacgccgaggaagacgcagctgaATGCGGGAATGAGCTCGAACCACCTGTACCGAAATCGAAGACGAACCGCCCCTCTGAAAGCGAAAGCGACGCTTCCGATGACTCTGATTCCAACCATTCAAGCTTCGACTCCCTCTCCACTGACGCGTCTCACTCCTCACCCAGCCACGCGCGCGACGATAGCGATGACGACTCCGCATCCGACGACGAAGAAGACTCAGAAGATattgtactaaacgacgaacaaaTGTTCGCTCTCGATCGCGGCCTCTCTTCTGCCTTTCGCGCATTCCGGGCCAAAAAAGAActcgaaagagacagaaaaaataacGCCGAGCGCATCATAGACCATCAGCTCAGACTCAGCGCCGTCATTGAATCCTTCTTCATCTCCAATCCTCTGCATCCGTTCTTCTGGTCTTTTCTAGATAACGTAGCCGACTGGCTCCaccaacatcaagaaaagcaattaAAACGCCTCGCAGACCGTATTCATGCCTTGCTGACGAGATTGACGACTTCAAAGACTCGCCCGAGCACCATCGCAGACGACCACTTCTCCACCGCCCTAACACTACTCGACAAATACTACCGCCTCTTCCGCAAGCCATCCACTCCCAGGAAAGCAATCATCAACGTAGTGCTCTTCTTACAGCGCGCGCTTTTGTCTCAGCAGTCCAACCAAGTCGCTCGTCAGGCAATCTGCACCAACTTTCGAGACATGCTCTTGTTCTATGCCAAATCTAACCCGAAAGTTACCTCCAACTGCAACCTGTACTTACAAGTGTTCTCGGAAGTCATGCAACGCTCCCCATCTATTTCGTGGGACCTCGTCAAGGGACTCGACAAAATCGTAGCTGATTCACAAAACGCATACAAACGTACTCATATCGTACTGACCCTCTACCCAGTTTTGTTAACGGAACACCAAATCAAGCAGCACTCAACGGAGGCTGTCACAGTACTTCGCGAATTCCAAAACGCCGTCCTCACCTGCTTTCGAGATTCCAAGGTCGCGCTGCCTTGGAGAAGTCGCCTGGTCACGACAGTTCAATCGGTGTTCACCGTCTCGTCGCGCGTCTTCGAGCAGGCCGACCTGTTCGAAATATGGGACGTCGATACGATCAAAGAAGAGTTGGCTCCACGACAAAAAGACCAGAAATACAACAAAACCTATCGGTGCCTAGTGGGGTGCTTCGAGAGCAGCAAAAAGGACAAACCTGTCAAGCCAAACACACAAAGCCtcaaaaaacaaaagagaaaaaacaagGCATCTCCTGAACTAAACGCCAAACGCCCTAAACCAAATCAACACATAGAGTGA
- the LOC126323740 gene encoding rho GTPase-activating protein gacJJ-like → MVHLTVWLPPGFSEKTSDIEVDPSTSVSSVIQEVSKKLDCLSWLECDLFFADSPSRKWMDCDKALSDYSIGEQRDKDVVVELKSRYQRIYVWHVYNAGNKVVGGYVLMNVRRPLSAFLRYIRKAFSLKYEIAKYQLINRATMSLLPEDKSLADLDIPLPFEVLVAQEGTPMSKESIDALQSVEDVFNSWSKLSKSAYLDKKKRWLVYERGKLLSYKNSEEEEQGKPLECIDLTEFCLSSDRKKCLIELTGTESPKETHSLKFNTEEDTDVWVSCLKRVCQDEESIPRGASKCEVSPLYFGAPIEKVKPPEQDVPYLVRRCIEWLREHALDVEGIFRLSGSQNEINAIKARYNEGEMVDVEEISDVHTVAGLLKCYFRDLPEPLLKYEHYEAFLQAQEEKDPNKRMHVLRELIKQLPTVNQKTLKYLIEFLSCVEKHSKQNKMALHNLATVFAPNLIHVREKDDVIRTVQDTPLVNGLVSTLIRDYEWIFSEREEMVTSAAKATQSYTAQNPNQLSFEVDDILNVYNPRVGEDAWWYGELNGEFGLFPSDHVQLLTNRKQQFLAEMQQVQERVTDNAKQIECLEARKAQLVSEIKTLRALDKITRRETKKVNSVISSMLNDETNSVYGIQFQIDQLLAHFSSYGKKKKSVQEMKLEMVEEVTCVKKLLMSDTKYRKVKDKGINIIDTLLDKLDQEQQLRVKVNLENKLLNRSLKRIKLYFSCLDDA, encoded by the exons ATGGTCCATCTGACGGTTTGGCTGCCGCCCGGATTCAGCGAAAAGACAAGCGACATAGAGGTCGACCCAAGCACATCCGTATCAAGCGTaattcaggaagtttcaaaaaagttGGACTGTTTGTCATGGCTGGAATGCGACCTGTTTTTTGCAGATTCTCCCTCTCGAAAATGGATGGATTGCGATAAGGCACTCTCTGACTATAGCATTGGTGAGCAGCGG GACAAGGATGTTGTAGTCGAGCTCAAGAGTCGGTACCAGAGGATTTATGTTTGGCATGTGTACAACGCAGGAAATAAGGTGGTGGGGGGGTATGTTTTGATGAATGTGAGGCGCCCTTTGAGCGCTTTTCTCCGATACATAAGGAAGGCGTtcagtttgaagtatgaaatagcgaAGTACCAATTGATCAACAGAGCGACGATGTCTTTGCTACCTGAGGACAAATCTCTTGCAGATTTGGACATACCTTTACCGTTCGAAGTATTGGTAGCTCAAGAGGGTACACCGATGTCGAAGGAGTCGATTGATGCCTTACAGAGCGTCGAGGATGTGTTTAACTCGTGGTCTAAGTTGTCGAAGAGCGCGTACTTGGACAAAAAGAAGCGCTGGTTGGTGTACGAGAGGGGCAAGTTGTTGAGTTACAAGAATTCCGAAGAGGAGGAGCAAGGAAAGCCGCTGGAATGCATTGACTTGACGGAATTTTGCCTTTCCTCGGACAGAAAGAAATGCCTGATTGAGTTGACGGGCACTGAGTCGCCCAAAGAGACGCATTCTTTGAAGttcaacacagaagaagatacagATGTGTGGGTGTCTTGTTTGAAAAGAGTTTGTCAAGACGAGGAGTCGATTCCACGTGGGGCGAGTAAGTGCGAGGTATCTCCGCTTTATTTCGGAGCGCCGATTGAGAAGGTAAAGCCGCCCGAGCAGGACGTTCCGTATTTGGTAAGAAGGTGTATTGAATGGCTGAGAGAACATGCGTTGGACGTGGAGGGGATTTTCCGGTTGTCCGGGTCTCAAAATGAGATCAACGCGATCAAAGCGCGATACAACGAGGGCGAGATGGTGGACGTGGAGGAGATAAGCGACGTGCACACGGTGGCGGGGCTGCTGAAATGCTATTTTCGAGATTTGCCAGAGCCTTTGTTGAAGTACGAGCATTATGAAGCCTTTTTACAAGCGCAGGAAGAAAAGGATCCAAACAAGCGCATGCACGTGCTGAGGGAGCTGATAAAGCAATTGCCTACGGTGAACCAAAAAACGTTGAAGTATTTGATTGAATTTTTATCTTGCGTAGAAAAgcactcaaaacaaaacaaaatggcactACACAATTTGGCTACAGTGTTTGCGCCCAACTTGATTCATGTGCGCGAGAAGGACGATGTGATACGGACGGTGCAAGACACTCCGTTGGTGAACGGTCTGGTGTCGACGCTGATTCGAGACTATGAATGGAttttttcagagagagaagagatgGTGACATCTGCGGCCAAGGCCACGCAGAGTTATACGGCGCAGAATCCGAACCAGCTTTCTTTCGAAGTGGATGACATTTTGAACGTGTACAATCCCCGAGTCGGGGAGGATGCTTGGTGGTATGGAGAGTTGAATGGAGAATTTGGTTTGTTTCCTTCGGATCACGTACAACTTTTGACTAATCGTAAGCAGCAATTTTTGGCAGAGATGCAGCAAGTGCAAGAGAGGGTTACTGACAACGCTAAGCAGATTGAGTGTTTAGAAGCTCGAAAGGCCCAACTCGTGTCTGAGATAAAGACACTGCGAGCGCTAGATAAGATAACTCGTCGAGAGACAAAGAAGGTGAATTCCGTCATTTCTTCGATGCTCAATGACGAGACGAACAGTGTGTACGGCATTCAGTTTCAAATAGACCAACTACTGGCGCACTTCAGCAGTTATGGAAAAAAGAAGAAGAGCGTGCAAGAGATGAAGCTTGAAATGGTCGAGGAGGTGACTTGCGTGAAGAAGCTGTTGATGTCGGACACCAAGTACCGGAAGGTCAAGGACAAAGGTATCAACATTATTGATACGCTTTTGGACAAGCTTGATCAGGAGCAACAACTTCGAGTGAAGGTGAATCTAGAAAATAAGTTATTGAACCGTAGTCTGAAGAGGATCAAGTTGTATTTCTCTTGTTTGGACGATGCATAG
- the LOC126323775 gene encoding ribonuclease BN-like translates to MPNWLKSCIKLTTKEKRVSKKCTRHLQPDIPRAPPFKGMDITFLGTSSGSPTHKRNVSSLVLHLVTGEQWMFDAGEATQVQIRHCRTASMGRINRIFITHMHGDHIWGLPGLLSSLLIGIEECNQLHLYGPSSLDEWIKSTIRMSRTILPRNKLVFHPLDARQKGHFVIVDDDNYTVHACPIKHTIPCWGYVVEEKKTKGNIDAAKLTLMGIAPGPIYKQIKDQWDQDLIVLSDGIVLDRKSIMSEPKEGRKLVILGDTCDPSNIQEISMDANAIVHECTLPESMAHLSRQRGHSTATMAAKFASKIRAKSLVLNHFSPRFCDDTLRKELDLASRHYKGNIILASDFGIFQVAPNKSKSVG, encoded by the exons ATGCCCAACTGGCTCAAATCATGCATAAAATTGACAACGAAGGAG AAGCGAGTGTCAAAAAAGTGCACTCGTCACCTACAGCCAGATATTC CGCGAGCACCGCCCTTCAAGGGCATGGATATCACATTCCTAGGTACTTCAAGTGGCTCACCGACGCATAAACGCAACGTCTCATCCCTTGTGCTTCATCTCGTCACAGGTGAACAATGGATGTTTGACGCTGGTGAAGCTACACAAGTCCAGATCCGTCACTGCAGAACTGCTTCGATGGGCCGGATAAACAGGATTTTTATTACTCATATGCACGGAGATCACATATGGGGCCTTCCAGGACTGCTGAGTTCTTTACTGATTGGAATAGAAGAGTGTAATCAACTTCACCTGTATGGCCCAAGTTCACTGGACGAATGGATCAAGAGCACAATTCGAATGAGCCGTACAATACTACCCAGAAATAAGCTTGTTTTTCATCCGTTGGACGCCCGTCAAAAGGGTCATTTTGTCAT CGTGGACGACGATAACTATACGGTTCATGCCTGTCCCATCAAGCACACCATTCCATGTTGGGGATAcgttgttgaagaaaaaaagacGAAGGGAAA CATCGACGCGGCCAAGCTGACTCTTATGGGAATTGCGCCAGGTCCCATCTATAAACAGATTAAAGATCAATGGGATCAAGATTTGATTGTTCTTTCAGATGGAATCGTACTCGATAGAAAATCTATCATGTCTGAACCGAAAGAAGGAAGAAAATTGGTCATCTTGGGTGATACCTGTGATCCGAGCAATATCCAAGAAATTTCTATGGATGCGAACGCCATCGTCCATGAATGCACTTTACCAGAAAGTATGGCGCACTTATCAAGACAAAGGGGTCATTCCACAGCTACAATGGCGGCAAAATTTGCATCGAAAATAAGAGCAAAGTCATTGGTACTCAACCATTTTTCTCCTAGATTCTGTGACGATACCTTACGGAAAGAGCTAGACTTGGCTTCGAGACACTACAAAGGGAATATTATCTTGGCATCCGATTTTGGTATTTTTCAAGTTGCACCAAACAAATCGAAATCTGTTGGATGA
- the LOC126323721 gene encoding uncharacterized protein LOC126323721, whose amino-acid sequence MSTDISDCESECGPAREKDLIFKKKYISYKKKACKLKAELKEALERIDVLVKQKQEYYDELQTLKGAISVYNEQKRIPYFSDLSHNNDGDEEFTDDIEKFDKVRYNDDMNVRLPSWEAKKMREANTQGTELAGTMSEKNKRKSVTASDDSYSHIYSDNVNQPRVYVDKASSRLWGIPSRKYSTARNLKRELMAEESLKPVKQEASEVPETVERKDKISENHDDADADVPKLASRSSSHNLLSLKRPASVSPELTSKPDVPNLLPKVPEGSVLSEDHQHQKVSDTDEYYYAMHNRTPEDQPTIFDEGTVRDILCGLGITSSRHFDDSLLIPDDYSYSYQFKVNRTPQKLLKFKDFAPKVFHQIRQHWNVTSADILLSFRYDNLDAIRGEGKSGAFFIFTRDKRFILKTATGPERNFLWEILPFYFLYIRKNPNTCLPRFYGVYSMKHEGIGGMVRFVIMNNCFDSLKPVETYDLKGSTVGRRTVDPKPGDILKDLDIRRKFYFEEGMRKTFLKQLQLDATFLAEHNVMDYSLLVGIYYDSTGKESAFKSHKGRFRNRDEGFRSKFQEEYGGIPGVNPETGEKEIYYCGIIDILQRYNGRKKLEHFFKSIPYNPDTISIVEPVYYAKRFLNFISNVICVKPEVAPSQQEEATVQTE is encoded by the coding sequence ATGTCCACCGATATTTCAGATTGTGAAAGTGAATGCGGTCCTGCGCGGGAAAAGGACCTGATATTTAAGAAAAAGTACATCTCGTACAAGAAGAAGGCATGCAAGTTGAAGGCTGAGCTCAAGGAGGCGCTCGAGCGAATTGACGTGTTGGTGAAACAGAAACAAGAATACTATGACGAGCTACAGACACTCAAGGGTGCCATTTCTGTTTATAACGAGCAGAAGCGGATACCCTATTTCTCCGATTTGTCTCATAACAACGATGGCGATGAGGAGTTTACCGATGACATAGAGAAATTTGACAAGGTTAGGTACAATGACGACATGAACGTTAGGCTTCCCAGTTGGGAGGCGAAGAAGATGAGGGAGGCAAATACACAAGGAACTGAGCTGGCTGGTACAATGTCTGAAAAGAACAAGCGAAAGAGCGTGACTGCAAGCGATGACAGTTATTCCCATATTTATAGCGATAACGTGAATCAGCCCCGAGTGTATGTAGACAAGGCGAGTAGTAGGTTGTGGGGTATACCATCTCGAAAATATAGTACCGCAAGAAATCTCAAAAGGGAACTTATGGCTGAGGAGAGTTTGAAGCCGGTCAAACAGGAGGCGTCAGAGGTGCCAGAGACGGTTGAAAGAAAGGACAAGATATCCGAGAATCATGATGATGCGGATGCAGACGTTCCGAAGTTGGCTTCTAGATCGAGTTCCCACAACTTGCTAAGTCTCAAGAGGCCGGCATCAGTGTCTCCAGAGTTGACATCTAAACCAGACGTACCAAATCTTTTACCTAAGGTACCTGAGGGATCGGTGCTGTCTGAGGATCATCAACATCAGAAAGTTTCTGATACAGACGAATATTATTATGCTATGCACAATCGAACTCCAGAAGATCAGCCTACTATTTTCGATGAAGGGACAGTACGCGATATTTTGTGTGGTCTTGGAATTACAAGTTCTCGTCATTTTGATGATTCATTGTTGATTCCGGACGACTATTCATATTCTTATCAGTTCAAAGTCAATCGAACGCCCCAAAAGTTGTTAAAATTCAAGGATTTTGCACCCAAAGTTTTTCATCAGATTCGCCAGCACTGGAATGTTACGAGCGCCGATATCTTGCTCAGTTTCCGCTATGACAATTTAGATGCCATTCGCGGAGAGGGAAAGAGCGGCGCATTTTTCATCTTCACACGAGACAAGCGTTTTATCTTGAAAACGGCGACTGGTCCAGAGCGCAATTTTTTGTGGGAAATTCTTCCtttttactttttgtacattcgCAAGAATCCCAATACTTGTCTGCCCAGATTTTACGGCGTGTACTCGATGAAGCACGAGGGCATTGGCGGGATGGTGCGCTTCGTCATCATGAACAACTGCTTTGACTCCTTGAAGCCAGTAGAGACATATGATTTGAAGGGGTCGACAGTCGGCCGTCGAACAGTTGATCCGAAGCCTGGAGACATTCTGAAGGATTTAGACATCAGGCGCAAGTTCTATTTCGAAGAAGGAATGCGAAAAACGTTCTTAAAACAACTGCAGCTGGACGCCACTTTTTTGGCCGAGCACAACGTCATGGATTACTCTCTGCTCGTGGGAATCTACTACGATTCAACGGGCAAAGAAAGCGCCTTTAAGAGCCACAAAGGACGTTTCAGGAACAGGGATGAGGGATTTAGGTCGAAATTCCAAGAAGAGTACGGCGGAATACCTGGAGTAAATCCGGAGACAggcgaaaaagaaatttattattgTGGCATTATCGATATTTTGCAGAGGTACAATGGCAGAAAAAAACTGGAGCATTTTTTCAAGTCGATTCCTTATAATCCAGATACGATTTCGATTGTCGAGCCTGTTTACTATGCGAAGAGATTTTTGAATTTCATAAGCAATGTAATATGCGTGAAGCCTGAAGTGGCTCCCAGTCAACAAGAAGAAGCGACAGTTCAGACAGAATGA